The genomic stretch CGCGTCAGGTAATTGATTGGAGACGTACCGACGGCTTCTTTAAAACGCTGTGCGAATGAGGAGCGCGACATACCCGTCAGTTCGCCCAGTTCCTGAACCGTCCAGTTCAGGGCGGGTTTTTCATGGATGGCGGCGATTGCCGCACCAACGTTTTTGTCGGCCAGAGCCGACAGCAGCCCGACGTCACGGCAATCCAGATGCAGCCTGAGCGTTTGCACCAGGATCATGTGCGCCAAATGCTGCAAGATGAGGACGCTGCCGGGCTGCGGTACTCGCAGTTCCTGCATCATTCGTTCTACCAGCCACCGTAGTGTTGTTTGATCCGCGGTGCTACGGATGTGAACGATGCGGGGCAAAAGTTTCAACAGCATGTCGGCATGCAGTTCGGAAACGGAGAAGCGGCTACTGACGATAAATATGTCGCCGCCGCCGTTCCAGCTAACTATGCCGCCGCTTTCCGCTCCCGTGAACACCTCCGCCGCCTGCACCGGCTTAACGTCCATTTGGCTGGCAAGGTGAAACGGTTCCCCTCGCGGAAGAACAAAACAGTCGCCGCTTTCGAGTTGAACCGGCTCGTCAACCCCCTCCACCGCTAGCCAGCAGCGCCCCGTGACTATCGCGCCGCTCTTGATCGTTCCCATTTGGTCAGGGAATTGAATCGCCCAGTCGCCGCCGCCGTCAAATCCGGCAGACATGTAGTTAACTGGCTTCAATAAGGCTAGAACATCGGAAAGAGGATCCATCAGCGCTCGCGGACGATTAGCAAATAAAAGTGAATTTTTATCCTAAAGCGTCCGGCACTTTAGCGCCAGGTTTTTCAGCGTTCCCTGATCCGCGCCACACTCAGCGAGGCTTTCTGGGGGAGGAGAGGGCGGGTGTGGTAAGTTTGATTTCAGTCAGGCTGATGACTGGGGAAACCCTCTGTGGCGGGCCTCAGTGTAGACCGGCCAATTCGGTGCCGATCGCTGCATGAAAAAAAACAGACGGGCAAGCCCGTCTGTCGGTAAGCGTGTACTGATGATATCAGTGCAGGTAAGTCAGCAGGCTTTCCTGCATCGGCGCCATCGAATCCACCGACATCATGACGCTCAGGGAGGTGATGGCCACGATGGAAAACACGAACAGCTTTCTTGCCCATACGCGATCGTCGTTCGGGCTTTTGTAGCCGGACAACGCCATGCCAAGCCACCAGACGCTGACCGCCGCCGCCACCACCAGGTATTTGTAGCCGGCGTAACCGCCCAGCGACAGCATCAGGGTCGCAATCATAAACGCCAGGATGTACAGCGTAATATGATGCTTCGCCACGGAAATGCCTTTGACGACCGGCAGCACCGGAATATTGGCGGCCTGATAATCCTTAAAGCGGAAAATCGCGATGGCATAGGAGTGCGGCATCTGCCACAGGCTGAAAATCAGCAGCAGAATCAGCGCGCCGGCGTCAAACTGATTGCTGACAGCGCAATAGCCGATTACCGGCGGCGCCGCACCCGACAGGCTGCCAATCAACGTGCCGTAAACCGAATGGCGTTTCATGTACAGGCTGTAAACGCCGACATATACCACAAACCCCATCACCGCCAGCCACATGGCCAGCGGATTTGCCGCGAGGTACAGTAACGCGAAGCCAGCAATACCTAACAGCGAAGCGTAAATCAGCGTGTTCTTCAGCGGAATCAGCCCCTTCACCAGAACCCGATTCTTGGTCCTCTCCATTTTTTTGTCGATATCGCGATCGATAACGTTGTTAAAGACGCAACCCGATGCAACGACCAGCGACACCCCGATCAGGGTCGCGACAAACAGCGGATAGTTGATGGTGCCCTTGGCTGCCAGCAAAAATCCGCCGATAACGGAAATCAGGTTGCCAAAAATAATGCCGGGTTTGGTGACCTGCAGGTATTGCTTAATCATCATGTAAAAGGCTCGGTTACTGAATCATCATGTTGTGGTGCGCATTCATCATGATCCACAGGGATCCCACCACCACGATTGCGATAATCAGGGCGGTAAACACAATGGCTACCACATTCCAACGCTCTTCTGATGAGGTATTGAGATGCAGGAAGTACACCAGATGAACCAGAATCTGGATAACGGCGCAGCCCAGCACGGTCAGCAGAATGACGCTGTGGGAAGCCGAACCGTTCATCACCAGACCGAACGGAATAACGGTCAGGATGATGGACAGGACGAAACCAATCAGATAGGACTTCACGCTACCGTGGCTGGCGCCGGCATGATCGTGTGTGGAATGACTCATTACATCGCCCCCATCAGATAAACAACAGTGAAGACACAAATCCATACCACGTCAAGGAAGTGCCAGAACAGGCTCAGACACATCAGACGGGTCTTGTTGGTGCTGGTCAGGCCGTATTTCGTTACCTGGATCATCATGATGGCGATCCAGATCAGGCCGGAGGTCACGTGGATACCGTGGGTGCCGACCAGCGCAAAGAACGCGGACAGGAACGCGCTGCGGTCAGGACCGGCGCCTTCTGCGATCAGGTGATGGAATTCGTAGATTTCCATACCGATGAACACCAGCCCGAACAGGAAGGTCAAACCCAGCCAGGCGTTAACCTGGCTCTTGTTGCCTTTGTTCATGGCGATCATCGCCATGCCGTAGGTGATACTACTGAACAGCAGGGCGAAGGTTTCCACCAGCACGAACTTCAGATCGAACAGTTCCTTGCCGGTCGGGCCGCCAGCGGTGCCGTTCACCAGAACGGCGTAGGTCGCGAACAACATCCCGAACAGGATGCAGTCGCTCATCAGGTAGATCCAGAAACCGAAGACTTTATTGCCGCCGGTGTCGTGGTGCCCATGCTCGGCATGGGCTGCATTGTGATGAGTTAACGTATCAGTGGCCATTATTTCACGCCTGCTTTGCTGAGTTTATCGAAGTTTTGGTTTTCGATT from Dickeya fangzhongdai encodes the following:
- a CDS encoding AraC family transcriptional regulator is translated as MDPLSDVLALLKPVNYMSAGFDGGGDWAIQFPDQMGTIKSGAIVTGRCWLAVEGVDEPVQLESGDCFVLPRGEPFHLASQMDVKPVQAAEVFTGAESGGIVSWNGGGDIFIVSSRFSVSELHADMLLKLLPRIVHIRSTADQTTLRWLVERMMQELRVPQPGSVLILQHLAHMILVQTLRLHLDCRDVGLLSALADKNVGAAIAAIHEKPALNWTVQELGELTGMSRSSFAQRFKEAVGTSPINYLTRWRMLLASDRLMNSDDPVSTIAFSLGYESESAFSTAFKRIIGHSPRRYSRSVRPGA
- the cyoE gene encoding heme o synthase — translated: MIKQYLQVTKPGIIFGNLISVIGGFLLAAKGTINYPLFVATLIGVSLVVASGCVFNNVIDRDIDKKMERTKNRVLVKGLIPLKNTLIYASLLGIAGFALLYLAANPLAMWLAVMGFVVYVGVYSLYMKRHSVYGTLIGSLSGAAPPVIGYCAVSNQFDAGALILLLIFSLWQMPHSYAIAIFRFKDYQAANIPVLPVVKGISVAKHHITLYILAFMIATLMLSLGGYAGYKYLVVAAAVSVWWLGMALSGYKSPNDDRVWARKLFVFSIVAITSLSVMMSVDSMAPMQESLLTYLH
- a CDS encoding cytochrome o ubiquinol oxidase subunit IV, coding for MSHSTHDHAGASHGSVKSYLIGFVLSIILTVIPFGLVMNGSASHSVILLTVLGCAVIQILVHLVYFLHLNTSSEERWNVVAIVFTALIIAIVVVGSLWIMMNAHHNMMIQ
- a CDS encoding cytochrome o ubiquinol oxidase subunit III — its product is MATDTLTHHNAAHAEHGHHDTGGNKVFGFWIYLMSDCILFGMLFATYAVLVNGTAGGPTGKELFDLKFVLVETFALLFSSITYGMAMIAMNKGNKSQVNAWLGLTFLFGLVFIGMEIYEFHHLIAEGAGPDRSAFLSAFFALVGTHGIHVTSGLIWIAIMMIQVTKYGLTSTNKTRLMCLSLFWHFLDVVWICVFTVVYLMGAM